One Sporanaerobacter acetigenes DSM 13106 genomic window carries:
- a CDS encoding B12-binding domain-containing radical SAM protein, with translation MKIVFITPAADIRRNSIYRLGGSFYGQKNSITGPLILGRILKEAGHDVEVYEELYKDLKPENILDADTVGIYTMTSNATRAYELADILRNEYKKRVILGGMHVSGFPEEGLKHADQVIVGEAENIIVDIIEGNIKEKIVYAPPVKDLDKIPFPDYSLLKTPCNAANVMTSRGCPFSCIFCTTSRMFYPYRQRTPDNVIKELEMYKKMGFKYVNFEDDNFTANKIRAKEILRKMIENKLVFKETFFFGRTDLANDEELLVLLRDAHLNRVLIGIESLNQKSLDYIDKKQKIEDIEKAGEMLAKYKIKLIASIVLGLDYDTVEDIRNSVEFTKKINAYQLQPAVLTPYPGTPLYEQFEKEDRIIIKDWQYYDMMNVVFQPKNMSPWKLQSEFFHAVKSFYSFSGAMKIFKLFGFEAGMRRLGLWIAANFGKTFFNKQSEKENGNIYHELYELSDSSSSELPKSSFKLS, from the coding sequence ATGAAAATTGTATTCATAACTCCTGCAGCTGACATTAGAAGAAATTCTATCTATAGACTCGGTGGCTCCTTTTATGGGCAGAAAAATTCAATAACTGGACCATTAATTTTGGGAAGAATACTTAAAGAAGCTGGTCATGATGTAGAAGTATATGAGGAGCTTTATAAAGATTTAAAACCAGAAAATATATTGGATGCAGATACTGTAGGAATATATACTATGACTTCCAATGCAACAAGAGCTTACGAACTAGCTGATATTTTAAGAAACGAATACAAAAAAAGAGTCATCCTTGGTGGTATGCATGTTTCTGGTTTCCCTGAAGAAGGACTTAAACACGCTGACCAAGTAATTGTAGGTGAAGCCGAAAATATAATAGTAGATATAATTGAAGGAAATATAAAGGAAAAAATAGTTTATGCCCCACCTGTTAAAGACTTGGACAAAATACCATTCCCAGATTATTCCCTATTGAAAACTCCATGCAATGCAGCCAATGTCATGACTTCTAGAGGATGCCCCTTTAGCTGCATATTTTGTACTACCTCAAGAATGTTTTATCCTTATAGACAAAGAACTCCTGACAATGTAATAAAAGAACTTGAAATGTATAAAAAAATGGGATTTAAATATGTAAACTTTGAAGATGACAATTTCACTGCCAACAAAATTAGAGCAAAAGAAATACTCAGAAAAATGATTGAAAATAAGCTTGTGTTTAAAGAAACATTTTTCTTTGGAAGAACCGATTTGGCAAATGATGAAGAACTACTAGTTCTCTTAAGAGATGCTCATCTAAACAGAGTCCTTATAGGGATTGAGTCCTTAAATCAAAAATCCTTAGACTATATAGATAAAAAACAAAAAATCGAAGATATAGAAAAAGCAGGTGAAATGCTTGCAAAATATAAAATAAAGCTCATAGCAAGTATTGTACTAGGTCTTGACTATGATACAGTAGAAGATATAAGAAATTCTGTGGAATTTACAAAAAAAATTAATGCATATCAATTACAACCTGCAGTCTTGACACCATATCCAGGAACCCCACTTTATGAACAATTCGAAAAAGAAGATAGAATTATAATAAAGGACTGGCAGTACTACGATATGATGAATGTAGTATTCCAGCCCAAAAACATGTCTCCTTGGAAATTACAGTCCGAATTTTTCCATGCTGTAAAAAGTTTTTACTCTTTCAGCGGAGCTATGAAAATATTTAAGCTTTTCGGCTTTGAAGCAGGTATGAGACGACTAGGCCTGTGGATAGCTGCTAATTTTGGAAAAACATTTTTCAACA
- a CDS encoding aldehyde dehydrogenase encodes MNSILEEQRSFYSSGITRELNFRMASLNKLKDIILKNEKYIMEGLKKDLNKSQFESYSTEIGISLSEITYTNKNLKKWVKPKKVKTPLTDFKAKSYIYPEPYGNTFIISPWNYPFQLSITPLIGSIAAGNTAIIKPSSTSHHTSKVLEELINSNFNREYIFVAKGEESKALLDEKFDYIFYTGSVPIGKLVMEKAAKHLTPVTLELGGKSPCIVDKDGDMDLFAKRIVWGKFLNSGQTCVAPDYLLVHKSIKNVLIKNIIKYIEEFYGKNQKDNPDYIRIINEKQFNRLFGLLQSGNIIYGGKHDREALFISPTLMDEVTWDSPIMGEEIFGPIFPILEYEDLDEAIKVVNAHPKPLALYFFSTDNEKVEKVIKNTSYGGGCINDTIMHLSSPYLPFGGVGNSGMGSYHGKKSFDTFTHYKSVLKRSNAFDPNFRYPPYKDKINTIKKFLK; translated from the coding sequence ATGAACTCTATTTTAGAAGAGCAAAGAAGTTTCTATAGTTCGGGTATTACTAGAGAATTAAATTTTAGAATGGCAAGTTTAAATAAATTAAAAGATATAATATTAAAAAATGAAAAATATATTATGGAAGGATTGAAAAAAGACTTAAATAAATCCCAATTTGAATCCTATTCTACAGAAATAGGAATATCGCTAAGTGAAATAACCTACACAAACAAAAACTTAAAAAAATGGGTTAAACCTAAAAAAGTTAAAACTCCTTTGACTGACTTCAAGGCTAAAAGTTATATATATCCAGAACCCTATGGAAATACATTCATCATCTCTCCATGGAATTATCCATTTCAACTATCTATAACACCACTTATAGGTAGCATAGCCGCAGGAAATACAGCTATAATAAAGCCTTCTAGCACATCACATCATACAAGTAAAGTATTAGAAGAACTGATAAACTCTAATTTCAACAGAGAATACATCTTCGTGGCTAAAGGAGAAGAAAGCAAAGCTTTATTAGATGAAAAATTTGACTATATTTTTTATACTGGTAGCGTTCCCATAGGAAAATTAGTCATGGAAAAAGCTGCAAAACATTTAACGCCGGTCACCTTGGAATTGGGAGGGAAAAGTCCTTGTATAGTAGATAAAGATGGAGATATGGACTTATTTGCCAAAAGAATAGTATGGGGGAAATTTTTAAATTCAGGTCAAACCTGTGTTGCACCAGATTATCTATTAGTACACAAGAGCATAAAGAATGTATTAATAAAAAACATTATTAAATACATTGAAGAGTTTTATGGAAAAAATCAAAAAGATAATCCTGACTACATAAGGATTATAAATGAAAAACAGTTTAATAGATTGTTCGGATTACTCCAAAGTGGAAATATAATTTATGGCGGAAAACATGATAGAGAAGCTCTTTTTATTTCTCCTACTCTTATGGATGAAGTAACTTGGGATAGCCCTATAATGGGAGAAGAAATTTTTGGTCCTATTTTCCCTATCTTAGAATATGAAGATTTAGACGAGGCTATAAAAGTAGTTAATGCTCATCCTAAACCACTAGCTCTCTACTTCTTCTCAACAGACAATGAAAAGGTAGAAAAGGTCATTAAAAATACTTCCTATGGAGGTGGATGTATAAATGATACCATAATGCATCTTTCAAGTCCCTATTTGCCTTTTGGAGGCGTAGGAAATAGTGGAATGGGTAGCTATCATGGCAAGAAAAGTTTTGATACTTTTACTCACTATAAAAGTGTTCTAAAAAGGAGCAATGCATTTGACCCAAATTTTAGGTATCCACCATACAAAGATAAAATAAATACTATAAAGAAATTTTTAAAATAG
- a CDS encoding RsmF rRNA methyltransferase first C-terminal domain-containing protein has product MELPKDFTNMMKNFLKDEYNSFIKSYDEKRTYGLRINTLKINREEFLKINPFHLENISWVKEGFYYAKEDLPGKHPYHEAGLYYIQEPSAMAVVEHLDVQKGDKVLDLCAAPGGKSTQIAAKLQNTGFLLSNELYQKRAQILSENIERMGISNVLVTNETPEKLASKFSGYFDKVLIDAPCSGEGMFRKDPEVISEWSLQNISYASERQFYILNSGKNMLKCGGKLVYSTCTFSPEENEKVIEKFLTENSDFSLEKLLRLWPHKVKGEGHFIAVLKKNSDSKFSKINKVKDKISKSDIKDFFKFQDKYLNTNFNHYFTLFGNNLYFFEENLDLNGIRVIRPGLHLGTLKKNRFEPSHALALHLKKDEAKNTISLNLKDEEILSYLKGQTFKFNSENSWNLILIDGYSIGWGKVTDNFVKNHYPKGLRWT; this is encoded by the coding sequence GTGGAACTACCAAAGGATTTTACTAATATGATGAAAAATTTTTTAAAAGACGAATATAACTCTTTTATAAAATCCTATGATGAAAAGCGAACTTATGGATTGAGAATAAATACTTTAAAAATAAATAGAGAAGAATTTCTTAAAATAAATCCATTTCACCTTGAAAATATTTCATGGGTAAAAGAAGGATTTTATTATGCCAAAGAAGATTTACCTGGGAAACATCCCTATCATGAAGCAGGACTATACTATATTCAAGAACCTAGTGCCATGGCAGTTGTGGAACACCTTGATGTACAAAAAGGAGATAAGGTACTGGACCTTTGTGCAGCTCCTGGGGGGAAATCTACTCAAATAGCAGCAAAACTACAAAATACAGGTTTTTTGTTATCCAATGAATTGTACCAAAAAAGAGCCCAAATACTTTCTGAAAACATTGAGAGAATGGGGATTTCCAATGTATTAGTTACCAATGAAACTCCTGAAAAACTTGCTAGTAAGTTTTCTGGATATTTCGATAAAGTTCTCATAGATGCTCCCTGTTCTGGTGAAGGTATGTTTAGAAAAGATCCTGAGGTCATCAGCGAATGGAGTCTTCAAAATATATCATATGCTTCAGAGAGGCAATTTTATATCTTGAATAGTGGAAAAAATATGCTAAAATGCGGAGGAAAATTGGTATATTCTACTTGCACTTTTTCTCCTGAAGAAAACGAAAAAGTAATAGAAAAATTTCTAACTGAAAATAGTGATTTTTCTCTAGAAAAATTGCTTCGCCTTTGGCCACATAAAGTAAAAGGTGAAGGCCATTTCATTGCTGTTCTTAAAAAGAATAGTGATAGTAAATTCTCCAAAATAAATAAAGTAAAAGATAAAATAAGCAAAAGTGATATAAAAGATTTTTTCAAGTTTCAGGACAAATATTTGAACACAAATTTTAACCATTATTTCACTTTGTTTGGGAACAATCTCTATTTTTTCGAAGAAAATTTGGACTTAAATGGTATAAGAGTGATAAGACCAGGACTGCACTTAGGAACTTTAAAGAAAAATAGATTTGAACCTTCCCATGCACTAGCACTACACTTAAAAAAAGATGAAGCTAAAAATACTATATCCTTAAACTTAAAAGATGAGGAAATTCTTTCTTATTTAAAAGGTCAAACCTTTAAATTCAATTCAGAAAATAGTTGGAATTTAATACTTATAGATGGATATTCAATAGGCTGGGGAAAAGTAACTGACAATTTCGTGAAAAACCATTATCCTAAAGGTCTCAGATGGACATAA
- a CDS encoding DJ-1 family glyoxalase III — translation MKKVLVLLAEGFEEVEALTVVDYLKRKDVLCETCSITGEKMVVGAHKIRVEADKVLAEIKNIDNYQALIIPGGLPGATNLRDNPIVIRLVQAFNHEEKILAAICAGPIVLEKAGVLKEKKVTSYPGFEGELKESTYLEDIVVQDGNIITARGPAVAVYFVLKILENLAGKEKSNELKKDILLDMVEEKVGQ, via the coding sequence ATGAAAAAGGTATTAGTTTTACTTGCTGAAGGTTTCGAAGAAGTTGAGGCTTTGACAGTAGTAGATTATTTAAAGAGAAAAGATGTGTTGTGTGAAACCTGCTCTATAACTGGAGAAAAAATGGTGGTAGGAGCTCATAAAATAAGAGTGGAAGCTGATAAAGTATTAGCGGAAATAAAAAATATAGACAATTATCAAGCTTTAATTATACCTGGAGGACTACCGGGAGCTACAAATTTAAGAGATAACCCTATAGTCATAAGGCTAGTTCAAGCATTTAATCATGAAGAAAAAATTCTAGCTGCTATATGTGCAGGGCCTATAGTACTTGAAAAGGCAGGAGTATTGAAAGAAAAAAAGGTTACGTCTTATCCAGGCTTTGAAGGTGAACTAAAAGAAAGTACTTACTTAGAAGATATAGTAGTACAAGATGGGAATATTATTACAGCAAGAGGACCTGCAGTTGCAGTATATTTTGTTCTTAAGATACTAGAGAATTTAGCTGGAAAAGAAAAATCAAACGAGCTTAAGAAAGATATATTGTTGGATATGGTTGAAGAAAAAGTGGGGCAATAG
- a CDS encoding DNA-3-methyladenine glycosylase, translating into MKLERDFYIRDTQTVARELLGKVLVHNVNGKIFSGKIVETEAYLGIIDKAAHSYGGKRTKRVEIMYGPPGRAYIYLIYGMYYCFNVVTKEEGTPEAVLIRGLEPIDGISLMAKNRFNKELSQLTNAQLKNLTNGPGKLCQAMELDKRLNGEDLCGDTLYIEERKVESFNIINTKRIGIDYAEEAKDFLYRYYIEGNSYISKTK; encoded by the coding sequence TTGAAACTTGAAAGAGATTTTTATATTAGAGATACTCAAACTGTTGCAAGAGAACTTTTAGGGAAAGTTCTTGTACATAATGTGAATGGAAAGATATTTAGTGGTAAAATCGTTGAAACCGAAGCCTATTTAGGTATTATAGATAAAGCGGCTCATTCTTATGGAGGGAAAAGGACTAAAAGAGTAGAGATTATGTATGGTCCTCCAGGGAGGGCATATATATATCTTATATACGGGATGTATTATTGTTTTAATGTAGTCACTAAAGAGGAAGGCACACCAGAGGCGGTACTAATTAGAGGATTGGAACCTATAGATGGAATAAGCCTTATGGCTAAAAATCGATTTAATAAAGAATTGTCTCAATTAACAAATGCTCAATTAAAAAATTTAACTAATGGGCCAGGCAAACTTTGTCAGGCCATGGAACTTGACAAGCGGTTGAATGGAGAAGATTTATGTGGAGATACACTTTATATAGAAGAAAGAAAAGTGGAAAGTTTTAATATAATTAATACAAAGAGAATAGGTATAGACTATGCAGAAGAGGCAAAAGATTTTCTCTATAGATACTATATAGAAGGGAACTCATATATTTCCAAGACTAAATAA